Within Helicoverpa zea isolate HzStark_Cry1AcR chromosome 17, ilHelZeax1.1, whole genome shotgun sequence, the genomic segment ggaacaaaaacagctccacctagtgtcaaaaattggaacctgtttttgttccatacaaacagtgttgccaacagttgtagaagcttaccaccagagtcaacttttaaaaccaccagaaaaccactaacaaaaatttatcccacacttaaaatcaccaaattcaccactaaaaaaatattgtttatattttattgtaacctaaaacaatttaatcatccaaagatgtaactcggcaacgatagaaaattaaaacagacaaagcattacatctgtttagcaattcatccgacccgatccgaatccttcacaaattataatcggcgtagtagtttcacaaattgtttagttacgcatttgaccaatgaatgagtacttaatgtaattatatagtagtcgttcacctttttgttttgtagatgcttttttgacattccgtgagacttcaaatctccatagtaactccttaaagttgtaccacaaaacttacatttcgctacttgacccgcagtactttcaacatttcgccactaaataggggacttaaaccaccagtattagtggaaaatccactaagttggcaacactgcatacaaatcttagtatacgcgctctcatgtgagtccgtaaaaaaattcacgaaaactcgcactaagcactcagagCACAAGAGAGCTTGAGAACTTTTGAACAAAGAGTACCGAATAGAGTTTATCTCTCGCACTAATCTGGTATTGACCAAACACAAAATTAGTATTATTCAAACTTAAAtccgtttatttaaataaggctGATTTATCAGTTCTTTTTGAACATCAGAAACAACAAAAGGAAGCTCCAAAACGCCCACTTTTCATGTTACAGGAAAGAAAAGTGGCGCAAGAAACTACCAAGCAACACATCCCGACCCCATCAAATTTTAACAGCGCTAAGTAGCCCGAAGTCCAACTCAATGTTCAGTTCAATTCACTCATTATCAATTGCTCGAAACATTTCGTAcataccattatttatttttatcctaaTATGTTTTTCTGTTCATttcaagaataaattaaattcgaggTCAAAAATGTTAACAAGAAAAGTATCAAGGTACATAGGTAGTAGTTTTTCTTTGTCAAACTAGAAAATTTAACCTATGTTATAAAATAGAAACACTTGATTACCTAATTCCATCCCAATTTCCATttctcaattaaataaatcaatataaaatcTTTCTTTAAATTATTGAGCCAGTATAAAATTACATAGggaacttagaaaaaaataaataataaaagggtGTGTGtttttattgccataagtgtatggtgcgcaaagcgatccccactcttccgccgagagctcattatccgtgccgataattatacctatattattccGCATTAAAGGACGCCGGAGGAGTTCGAAATTACGTTTTCGTATTCTAAAGTTTATACCCAAAATGAAACAACAAGATTGTGCCACCAGTGTCCCGCGTTATGTGTGTAACGCGCTTGCCGGCCTGGACTAGCGGGCGCTACTAGTGAAAACCTGCAGTACTCGTTTGTTCAAATAATAGCGTATAGTACCTCGCTCACTCTCCTCAATAACTATTACAGTCAGTGCTTCCTGTAAACTGTATATTATAATCTTAATAACTCGTACGTACTATACACGGAATGATTTGATATGTATTATCTGAAAGAGGCAAATGTTTTCTTATGCATAAAGATTGTATACACTGTTTTGCAAAAAACAGGGCCTTCTGTGCGAAATCTCAGTTTTAAAGAGTGGTTAATTCTTATTTTGGACTAATTCCTGGTAGAAGGTTCGAACTTTCTACGTTCCACATATGCCAgtcattaaaacattttgaaacatACGTAAAGTCTTCAAAACTCTGATTTGGTTTTggtgcccgttttttttttgcaatacagtttattttgagATCAGATTGTGTTTtcagtcaatttttttttgcaacattAGATATTGTGTATGGGTAAGATTGATGTCCGACGAATGTTTAGTGAATAAGTTATTCATTTTATGGTCGTGCGCGGCACTAGGGCGCCACGTCCCGGGTGAGCGCGGCCAGGCGCGCCAGCAGCGCGGCGTGCGGCGCCAGCGCGGCCGCCAGCTCGTCGTgcgccgccagcagcgcgcgcagccccgcgccgcgcgcgcCCACGCCGGCGCCGGGCCGCGCCtcgggccgcgccgcgcccgccgcctgCGCGTCGCCGGCGTCGCGCAGCGCGTGCTCGGCGTCCTGCACGCGCGCCGCCAGCGTCAGCAGCTTGAGCTCGGCGCTCGACACGTCCTTGTCCAGGATCTGCGTCTGCAGGAACACTGTCTGCGCCACCTTGTACCTTTCACATCGACACGTATGAGCCACACGCATTCAATTCATCCATcgaataactttaaaaaatcgaTCAAGAGCGTGTCCAACCAAGTAGTGTAGCGTTTCGTAATTTCCCGGTTATTACTCATACCGACCCCATTAAGAGCGCGAAAGTACAGTGATTGGTTTTCTCCTTTGCAACAACTAGCCCGGTTATGTGTGTTAGGTTTTCGGTGGTAACTTTGCATTGCGTGAATGAtgaagtcatggtggcctactGGGTAAAAAACctacctctcaagtatgtgggcgtgggttcgattccaggtcaggcaagtaccaatgcaaattttctgagtttgtatgtactttctaagtatatcttggacaccaatgactatgtTTCGGTTGGCACGTTGAGCCAGAACCTAGAGTTCCTGGCTGCCATTGAACTTCCTCGCAattgttacaggtagtcagaagccagttaatCTGACACAGTGcagccaaggggtattgggtggcccgggtaactaagttgaggaagtcagataggcagttgctcctggtactcagctgcatccagtgagAATGGTAGCCGACTCCAATATATATACTTGGGAcaaggctcgggagataataaagttaatttatcaCTTTGTCATACATATAATTACTGGTAGCAAATTACAGCTTTCTAGTGCTAACGGTCTCTGAAACTATACGTGGACGGACAAACAGCCAGACATAGATATAAGGGTTGCATAGTCCACTAGGAACCcttaaggctcgagcagaccggatgcgtatgcgtaaccacgtcgtagtcacgcgcgtagttacggcgtaaccatgagttgtaatgtatggaaatgtatgagacaggccacaccgcttgcgtaacgtagacacgcgcgtcgttacgcaagcggtgtggcctgtctcatacatttccatacattacaactcatggttacgccgtaactacgcgcgtgactacgcttacgtctacgcatacgcatccggtctgctggaGCCTTTATAGTCGCTATACTGTGCATGCTATAGACCAACTATTATAGACTGGCTGGTTAGTCTAGTGGtagcaagcgcggctgctgagcacgagctCTCTTGTTTGTTTTCCGGATcgatcgctttgtgggttttataaactttcaGTTGCTGTTTAACTTTGTTGTTTTAATGTCTTTGTTATGTATGgataattttatgtatgtatatttgtatttttatgggccctagttgcctgaaataaaggaataaataaaatagagacCCTATAGAGATATCTCAtcgtctcccgagccttttcttaactatgttagggtcggcttccagtctcactggatgcagctaagtaccagggCGTCTACATCTACCTATAATTGCAATCTGCACTCTTCGGTGTAGCACGAATGATAAAGGGGCGAAGCGTTTTCCAACAACAAATGAATGAAGTGTAGCATCGTACCAGTCGGCGATGGCGTCAGCTCGCGCGCGGGCGAGCGGCGCAGCGCGCTGCAGCAGCGCCCGCGCGCGCCGGCCCGTCTCCGCCACCGTGATGCGCTCCAGCACGTGGAACTGCTCGTCGTTGTAGGTGAGCGAGCGCGTGGCGCGGTCCCGCACCAGGTGCTGCCACGAGTCGCGCAGCCGCTCCACCAgcgtgcgcgcgcgcacgtGCAGGCGCAGCTCCGCCGGGcacggcgccgccgccgcgtcgAACTCCGCGCGCAGCGCCGGCGCCGCGTGCCGCGCCAGCAGCGCCTGCGCCGCCGCGCGCAGCGCCGCCGCCTCGCCCGCCACCAGCGCCGCCATGGCGGCCCAGCCGTCGCGCGCCGGCGCCGCCCGCTCCAGCGCGCGCGCGGCCGCCAGCGCCAGCGCCGCGTGCGCCGCCAGCGCGTCGGCCCGCGCCGCCACGCGCGCCAGCCgcgccgccagcagcgcgcCCCAGCGCGACACGCACGCGCCGCACAGCAGCGACGCCGCGCACGCCGCCTCCACGCGCCGCTTGATGGCGTGGCCCACGCTGCACGCCGTCTGCGGGCCGAGGCGTGAGTCGGGCGCGGGGGCGGAGGCCGCCGCCCGAGCCCGGCTGGCTTACCTTGGCCTGGCTGGCGTCGTTCTCGACGGACACGATGTTGGGGAACACGGGGAACTTGGGTATGTCGGGCTCCGGCGCCATGCTCACGTTGTTGTTGTTCTTGTTGAAAAGCATAAGCGGCTCCTCCGCCGTCGTCTCCGGGTAGTCCTTTCCTACACCACACAAAAACTCGTAAAAAAGATCGCTCGAGGACACAAAGTTTCAATCGATTGCGGGTGTTCAGTAGATACAGTTTTGGACATAGTCCGTTACAAAATAAACGCAATACATACTTTTAACAAAAATgcccttattattattttcttgttgGTATGAGTCACGCGGATTTTTTGTCCAACTGGTGTGTTGAGAGACCGGACATATAATTGCATAAAATACGCCAGTGCTGCTTCGTACAGTTAGCGTCAACCGTGTCGTCACGCAACTAGATCCACGTTACAGTCGACGCTCCTACACTGAACAAGTATTGCTTTCGATATTTACATAGTagcggaggggggggggggcgggTGCCATCGCGGCACGGGCAAAAGGGACCATCCACGTAATCTGCAAaacctaggttcactaccagacGCAGAGCAGGTCCGAGACATTGCCACGGGACTGAGAGAGGTGACACAGTCCGACTGTCACCTTTCTTTTCCACCTGCGTCCTTGCCGCACGCCCGCTCGAtccaaaattacaataaattgacTGATTACTATGAATTCcttaaagttagaaaaaaaaaatttgaatttattctgcgcctactttttgagtcctcaatctaacaaaaacttGAGTCACCACTTAATTCTGagtttaatttcaatttaaaagagtcctgaaatcaacaataaaaaaaaaatctttatggtggttttttttataagctggtcaggtacttttgtgtcccataattaaaaaaaaatacacacggCACTGATGGTAGGTTTATGCGTTTagaaataattcataaaaaaaaatttggggtgctcaataggtagccgCCCCGGCTgacacccgatgctacgccgccactgcaTATCAAGATCAAATAATGAAGATGtaaaattctaataaataaGGAGGGCGCGTCATTTCAGCTTAGACGAGCTATAGGAGCGCGGCTCACCCAGCGTACTGTCGTCCACGACGGACAGCAGCAGCTTGTCCTGGTGCAGCAGGATCTGCGACTCCGCCACCACGCTCGTCTGCTCGCAGATGTACGTCTGTAGGTGCTCGTACTTCTCTTCCGGCTTCAGGAACACCTGCCCACAACACGTGCATCACTTCCAGTTTTACATAGCCGTTTCCGTTAGCGGCGGGGGTTTACTCgtaaattaatacaattacaTTTAGAATTGTACAAAGAGTTTTTAATTTTCCTAGATGgcggtttttattattttccatactTAAAACTATCTTTGtaaacatcaataaaataacAGGTTTTATTAATCTGCAAACAACaacagctaaaaataaatatttccaaatAATTAAAGAGAGCAATTACAAAACGAATTTAAAAACGGCTGGCACCCCAGCAGTGACAATGACACAACAAATTATGTCTTTAATATTGGGGTATTGTGCCATGCAATCTGCACTCCCACTGCAGGAATCACTATAGTGTCCAAGGGAGTCCAAAGACATTGGCAGCAATCTGGCGGGGTTGTAATctgtatatataaaaatgaaacccgctttccgttgccacgaaataacatgaaaacagctttaccgatttggctgaaaattagaggggaggtaacttagactcGGAAGAAGGTTTAaggagtttttgtcaccatccggctacgggacgcgggtgaaaccgcgggcgaaagctagttacaaataatgtacatataatattaattgttgCTTATTCACAATAttgaacaaaattactaagggtcggttcatatctAACGGAATATGCGTCGCGTATTACCGGTCGCGTAACGCCAGAACTGACAAATATACggtaaaacattcaatcattcacacctaaccgatgatgcgttagtgcgtcgatcaaacatttacgatacgctcgacgcattttccgtcagatatgaaccgaccctaAGAGCTTATAAACCCTCTGCTTCACGAGAAGATTGTGGTGATTGTTGATTATTTGTCTTCAGCTTCAGCCAATAATATACCTTTGGTTGGACTATAAAGATGTTAgaagaagatattttttattggctCTGCAACTACTAATCTgattggaaaattctttcaatgttggCATGTTAGACTATCTACAACATAAGCCATAGTGACTATATTTCCTTACTTTAATGCTAGCTGCTTTATTAACATGGAACACATGTACAGGGGTTGTGGATGTCGTTATTTGAACTTCAGAGAAAAACCGTTCGAAAGTCCATATCCTGTGAGGATCCACTTCCAGTAGGCCAGCGAGAAGAGGAGTCACGAGCTTCCGTAAGCCTACACTCAGTTGGCAGTGTGGTGGCAGGTCACGTGCCCAATCTATTGGCCCATTCTCAGTTGTTTGGGTTCCCTGAAAATTTTAGTTCATAATTTA encodes:
- the LOC124637926 gene encoding inhibitor of nuclear factor kappa-B kinase subunit epsilon; translated protein: MSFLRGSENYVWCTTSVLGKGATGAVFQGVNKNNGEPVAVKTFNQLSHMRPHDVQMREFEVLKKVKHENIVKLLAIEEEQEGRGKVIVMELCTGGSLFNILDDPENTYGLQEHEFLLVLEHLTAGMKHLRDNNLVHRDLKPGNIMKYINEDGTTTYKLTDFGAARELQEEEQFVSLYGTEEYLHPDMYERAVLRKPVGKSFGATVDLWSIGVTLYHVATGQLPFRPYGGRRNKETMFYITTKKASGVIAGTQTTENGPIDWARDLPPHCQLSVGLRKLVTPLLAGLLEVDPHRIWTFERFFSEVQITTSTTPVHVFHVNKAASIKVFLKPEEKYEHLQTYICEQTSVVAESQILLHQDKLLLSVVDDSTLGKDYPETTAEEPLMLFNKNNNNVSMAPEPDIPKFPVFPNIVSVENDASQAKTACSVGHAIKRRVEAACAASLLCGACVSRWGALLAARLARVAARADALAAHAALALAAARALERAAPARDGWAAMAALVAGEAAALRAAAQALLARHAAPALRAEFDAAAAPCPAELRLHVRARTLVERLRDSWQHLVRDRATRSLTYNDEQFHVLERITVAETGRRARALLQRAAPLARARADAIADWYKVAQTVFLQTQILDKDVSSAELKLLTLAARVQDAEHALRDAGDAQAAGAARPEARPGAGVGARGAGLRALLAAHDELAAALAPHAALLARLAALTRDVAP